A window of Hordeum vulgare subsp. vulgare chromosome 5H, MorexV3_pseudomolecules_assembly, whole genome shotgun sequence genomic DNA:
tatgtatgcagtatttacaagatacagggggagatctccatgatataaatcatcaatgtgcatttgctctgaaaagcaaattcctcaaagtatgcacatcttcagggggagtctctcagtatcttgttttcaaattcctcaactaagtatttacacttcatatttttatccctgttgaaaacttaacctaattgttatcaaccaccaaaaagggggagattgtaagtgcatctagtgcccttagtgaatttggtagtttgaagacttataggttaagtatctaatgtgctcatgagtgtacacatgatctataagtcgctggggagtttgagttatacgatgaatatcgacccctaaaaatgtatatcttcggctgaacaaattggtcttatgctgaagatttagatcgcaaagaaattgcaatgaaattgatattcctcatgaagatactgaagatgaggaacacggtgtgtcctgaagaaaataagtccgaagacttagaagcgtgaagatttattctttctgtttcattttcttcactcttgagtcataggaacaccatgctgttaaagggggtcaaggtaacactacggaatgaatttcctcatgatgctcaacccaagcctaaacctacaaaagcctcaagtgaggaatatgagagacatgaagactctcacagttgagagtctcgGCCGTTACCGCGATTTGCAccactcaccgatcttatccacaccaacgatcataatacttaagggcatttatgtcaactcatgtcgggatgctcccaggctataaatagccgcccccacaaccattagttggttggcttctccatgagaaactgacacttgtcatttagagcaacccaaattccttagagtctttgacagtaaatcatcagtgaggaaataccccaaacaccaaaccacaaaccaaaaaccaagtgattgagcatcactgaagaatttgttcttgtgtggaactgaagcctgttgcctttgaggactgtgcatcctccatacggttaggcgtcatggtctagagcaatccagcagtcaattgtggatcgtcgggtgaccgagtttgtgagggtttggaagtctgtcctgaaaACTTACCACCAGTGtcaggcgaggattgtgtgtcgttagctcaaggataatatggtagggactgtgtgtcccgggactgtgtgtcttttgatttcaataccaagctgctccaaaccagacgtatgactgtcacagcagttggaactgggtcatcaaccactgtcttcactgtgacacaggttctatttcttcaactctttaaattcctcaatattgtacgttgaagattttcattgtctctgtttgaaggatttgctgaagactttccctgaatttcctcaacctcaaattcttcacactagttaatccccacctgcttactctgtgcctgcgtattgtgcaaactgtttttcataatcctcatcgataAACTGTTGTagtaatactttgcactcctgatcctttgttgtttccgctgcaagttattcatcagtgaggaatttcctcagcgacgaaattctaaaaatctcctattcaccccccccccctctagtcgatttcGCACTTTCACATATGATCGAACACCTACTAGGTGTGGTTTCCATCAtggatgatgacgacggtgggcgGAGGGTACGAGGCCACGGATGGATCCTCGGTGGACGACATCATAGTATAAGGAGAGTGAGCGTGTGAGTTAGGGTTGCGGTCGTCTGGCAATACTTGGGTGGCGGTCGAAGAGGTGCGACGGCGGCGATGGGCGTAAAGAGTGCACATGCAAAGTAAGGGGGGCAGGTGCAGAGTCAAAGAGAATGGGACCGAGAGGAAGAATTTGAGTGGGCCAAGGATGTCGAAGCTCTACGTGACGATGATATAAACATCTCAATCCGGACTGATGCGGTTATTTTGAGGGTGAGTGTTGGAGATGCCATTAGTGCATCTATAGTCGAGCGCCCAAACCCGCATCATACGGCCGGGCAGGCCAGCCGGTCACTGAACAGTCACGAAATTTCGACCCAGTCGGGCGCCTCAAACGGGCCTCAAACACCCGGGCTGACCGACAaccctcatatccagcccaagTATGGGGAAAATATGGGGGCACTCGTGCACGCTTTCCACGTCGAACCCCGACAACCCGACCCCACCGTAAATTGAACCAAATCCATCCCGAGAAGTGCGGGATCCATTtgctctttcttcttttcttcctcctTCATGCAGTCTGTCTTGCAACTCCGCTGCCTCGCACGCTTCGCAACCATTCTTAGCCTCTGCCCCGCGAGCTCCGACAGAGCAGTCCTCTCTCCGGTCCTCGCGGTGGGGGACGTCGTCGCCTGCCTAGAAGCCACCGCGGTACGCTGGACAACTCTCTGGCTCCGCCTTGTGCTTGATGTATTCGACACATTGCCTGACCGGATTTTTGTGATTTTATTAGGGAAAACGATGGATTATGATGCTTAGTCTGACCAGGAGTATGGGCCGATGAAGCTTGATCAAATGATTCAAGATGAGTTCTTCGATTCCTCGAATTCAGATGAAGAAGTGCACATGATCATGCTCATGAGCATGCAAGAGGAAATGGACCGGCAAGTGAAGCATATTCTCAATTTCAATGGctcaatcaaagggagaagagtGATCAATTGGGATAGGGTATCCCAAGCAAAGCTACTGCACAAGGACAACTTTGCTCCAAACCAAACTTTCCAGATGATCCATGGTTCCGTCGCTGTTTTCGCATGCGAAAACGATTGTTTTTGCGTATTGTGGACGGAGCGGAGGCACACAATGACTATGACATTCTCACAAGGGATTGTTGCGGTCAACTCTCTTTCTCTGCCAAGCAGAAGTGCACGACCGCTCTGAGAATGCTTGCACTTGGTACTGCTGCAGATGTCGTTGGTGAGATGGTAAGAATGGGGGAGAGCACATCCGTGAATACTATTGTCAAGTTTGCCCGTGTTGTGGCGGAGGTGTTTGTAGCAGAGTATCTGAGAGAACCAAATGTGCAGGACATGGAGAAGTTGTTGACTATTGGAGACGCCAGAGGGTTTCCAGGAATACTCGGATCagttgattgcatgcattggcaaTGAAAGAACTACCCCCAATGGTTTGGGAGGAATGTATCAAGGTCACACCAAAAAGGCCACTATCATACTAGAAGCGGTGGCATCACATGACTTATGGATTTCACATGTCTTTTTAGAATGTCGGGTtctcacaacgacatcaacgtgcttcaacgatCTCCGATGTTCAGAAGGGTTTGCAATGGGGAATCAACGCCATGCAACTACATTGTCAACGGCCGAGACTACAACATGGGATACTATCTCGCCGATGGCATCTACCCTCAGTGGGCGACGTTTGTGAAGACCATATCCGAACCACATAACAATAAACAAAGCCACTTTGCAAcaatggaggaagtggctaggatgGATGTGGAGAGGGCATTTGGTGTGCTTCAAGCTTGTTGGAGAATTGTTCGTTGGGTTGCAATGACGTGGGAATCAAAAACTTTGTGGCAGCTCATGACATGTTTTGCTATTTTGCATAATATGATTGTTGAGGATGAGGATACGGTGTAGCCCAAATCAATGATTTTGAAGcacctcaagaacaagttgaaatCCAGAAAGATCAAAATGCAGCTCAAGTTATAAATTTTCTATAAATGCATTAGAATTTTCGAGATCATCAAATACACGCGCTACTACTCAATGATCTTGTGAAGTATACGTGGACCTATAATGAAAACCAAAAAGCAGATTTTTTTTTTAGGTAAAACATAGCTTTATTACTTAACGGTACCCAGCCAAATCAGCATGAGCACAAGAAGCCACATTGGCTGGAACCGGATTACAAAGACGACCAATGCTAGCTAATTCAATGGCCACAATATTTACGCCTCGGCGACAAGCCGAGATCTCCTGTTTCGAAAACCAGAGCTTAAGTTGGAACTTCGTGTCCTCGATGAGCGCGGAATATGCGGAGCAGCAGATGTTTGATTCCGCACTTAAAGTAAATATTATGTAAACATTATTTATGTTTGGTATTAATTTACATGCCATAATGATTTGTGTGACCGAGGTGCATAATTTTGCATGAATTTAAGATATATGAATGTGAGGAACGGAATATGCTCTGGGAACCTTTCGCGAATCGGCCTGTCACGAATCCACTGAACCACAAAGAAAATTAGCGCACAATACCAATGGATGTGCAGAGAGCCGAGGCGAGTAAAAACATAACGTACAGCATGGGATCATAACTGGGCCAAAGGCTCGATGATCTGGCACGGTAATACCAATGGATGTTTTTCCAGATGTgattcaacatcatcatcatcttcatcatccgtcTAAAATACCAATGGAGCACTATGATTCTTCTCCGTGTTATATGTTCAAGTGAATCACAATCCTCGCAGAAAAAGAAAGGTAAATTGCATGACGCAGTTTGCCATAGTTATGCATTGCCGCTCCCCAAGAGTATTTCTTGGAATATCTGATGTGAACTATGGCAAGGTTTCTAATGACTTGCTATTGTGcatttgtgcttgataagctggtgACAAACTAGGGACGCGGTGAAGCTGGGAACAACACAAGACATGCTTAATTTCAGGCATGGTCACATTACATTCTCTAGCAGAAACAGTAATTCCCATTCAGATATCAGATGTACATGAACTCCCCACCCCTGACAGCATTGGCCGCTCCCTtcctgtcttcctcctcctctcgctcACGCTCCTTCCGGCTCTCATACGCATGGTCGTCCGTCCTCAGCTCGTGCCGGCAGATCGGGCATGAGTTGTTCTCATCCTGCGGGGTGACCATCAAGACCGGTTAGCTGCGGTGAATTGTAATGATCAATGACGCTTCAAGAGCAATGGTTATGAGGGTGTATGAGCAAAATTACCAGCCACGGCTTGAGGCAAGGAGGATGGAAAAGGTGCTTGCACGGCAGCTCCTGCATCTTGTCATCCACAACCAAGTTTTCCCGGCAAACAGCACACTCAGTCTCGCTGCCCAGCCTAGCAATGACTTCTTCAGTAACAGTTACAACGGGGAGATTAGCAACGACCTCCTTTGACGCTGGAGGTACCTTGGGCTGCGGTGCAATACCCTGACAATAGTAAAACGAGACACAGGATTCATTAACACATTCAAATATTCTTTACTTAAGAACCACGCAATAGACTCTCGATCATGAAAAActtgtgatagcagcagtagaaagtactccctccgtcccaaaattcttgtcttaagtttgtctagaaatggatgtatctaaatactaaagtgtgactagatacattcatatctagataaatgtaagacaagaattttgggacggagggagtagtaaattaATTGTACTGGCAAATCCCATTTTAGCAAACAACAAAGGTCTGTCAATTTGAGAATGCAGGTAAATCAAATATTAGCACAAATTCCAAATCCAACAAAGCATGCTGAGTTCTGTTTTTAGCAATTAAGCACCACTTATGTTCAGTGCAGGCTAGGCTCAAGGTAACTCACAgactattactccctccgtcccaaaataagtgtctcaactttgtactagttctaatacaaagttgtattaagcttgagacacttattttgagacggagggagtataaaatacACATTGGATGATATATACTCTACAAATTTATCGAATCTGTTCTACTATAGAACACAGAACGCCAAAACCTAAGGTTGTATGCTTTCTCTGCTAGTTAAGATACCAAAGAGCCAAAGATATTGTGTGCATCAACCAACTATACATACTAGAAAAGTTAGGATGTGAAAATGAGCACCAAACAAATTTGACTATCATGAACCTACCTGAAGTGATGCTTCCAAGGCACTCTCAAGATCCGCGTCCCCTGATAAGGTGTTTAAGAAGTTCATTATAGCAGGTGTCATCTCCTCAGGCCTCAACTCCGTTCTAGTGTTGTTCCCGTTTTGATCTCCAGAAGGTTCCGCTAAGATGTTCAATTCGCGTGTTAAATTCTGGGCGACAAGCCACGCTGGAGGAGGAGGTTCTTGTCCCACGGTAAGGTGGCCTTCAAAGAGGAATCTAGAGTCTGGGAAAGGCAACATCTTATTAGTATGTAGATATTTCAAAGGGTAAAGACTTCTGAGGACAGACACTTGATGTAACCGATAAACACACAAAAGGCTTATACGGCCAAAAGTCTCCTACGTTTATACATGGTTGCCATGATATATCACCTAATACCATCTATTAAACTATGGACATTGCAGTCTGAATTCTAATTGACGTCGCTGCCAGAGCACAACCAGACCAATCAATACAGGATTTACCAAAAGTCTCCTACGTTTATACATGGTTGCCATGATATATCACATAATACcatctactactccctccgttcctaaatataagaccttttagagattgcactatgtactacatacggatgtacatagacttattttagagtatagattcactcattttgctccgtatgtagtcttctagtaaaatctctaaaaggtcttatattttagaacggagggagtattaaactATGGACATTACAGTCTGAATTCTAATTGACATCGCTGCCAGAGCACAACCAGACCAATCAATACAGGATTTACCAACGCGAGATGTGCCGCGAGAATGTTGCCTtgtggaatttcataaaatgtaTTTATGCTAGGTATTGATGTGTTATTAAATTCAGAAGTTAAAATCTTGATTACATACCTGGTTGTCTGTTGGTTGGCATTGACTCCTCAttttctttttcatcaagatgctCCCGGGCCCTCAAAATGCAAGTCTTGAGGCGTTCCTTTTCAGCAGGATTAGTTAACAACTTCTCTGTTGCTACGAAGAGGTTCAGACCAGCGCGCCAGAATCCAGATGCTGTATATCTAGTCTGAAGGACGGTTGCAACACGGCAAACCGTAGAGTACATCTGCAAAAAGCAGTTCACATATATGAATGACAACAAAACAAGGCGGAAAAATAGGATGACAGGCATGAAAACTAGATTGTAGTGCGTAGCAACCCAAACAATTGATtaagaaaataataacaacatTTCTCGCAGAGTCATGGGTTGTATAGTAGGCAAAAAAATGGTCCATGGGAACATTTCCAAGTAAAAGAGTGCTAGGTGAATTTGTACCAAGTACCAAGAAGATCAGTTCAGGAGATAATGGACATACTCTCCATGGCTAAATGCTCTCTATGGCAAATATCTCCGCTAACATTTGTTTTGAACACCCTGTCTTTTACTTCCATGCTGATGCCTTTGTGACATGTGGTGTGCACGATCATGAATGTTCATGGCCATATGTTTTTTTATGCTGACAAAGTGACAATACAGAGTGCATCCAACAATGGAAGTCAAAGGGCACAGCTATATTACTCGCTTCATCACATCCGTACATATAACCCTGTTCATTTGTATGGTATTTTAGTTCTTGCGATTTGGCGATTTTAACACAGAACCATGAACACAAGTTTTTTGTTCATATAGAACATGGGAAACAATTCCCTTAAATAGTTTATCCATATAttgactactccctctgttcctaaatacaagtctttttagagattttagtacAGACTACATAGggatgcatatagacatattctagagtgtagattcatccattttgctccgtatgtagtccatagtacaatctctaaaaagacttatatataggaacagagggagtagttttcAACAGTTATAAGATATGTCATATTGGTTGGTTCCTTTGTTTTGAGCAAACAATAGTTAAAAATATTAGTCCAGAAACTAGTTAACACGATTTAGGTTTGTCACCTTAGCATATACAGTGTTTCCAAGGTCCACCTCGGATGGTGGACCGGGATTTCTGTAGAGAACCGATGCTGATGTTAATTTCAGCAGAAAAACAAGGTTAAGAATCGTAGTTTTGCCTAGATAGCACCAGCTGCAGAAGAGACTACTAACACTTTCTGCTGCTTGGGTAATTAAAAATACTCAAGAACTCTGAAACTGGAATAGCCATCATCTATCACCCGAAGCAGAGCATTCATTGATTGGGGCACCTTAACAAACGGAAGTCTAATTTGGACAGTTCTAACTGAACAAATGTAATTTCGATACTATGCACGATCCGATCCCGCACCAATCGAATTCTCCATCCCCAAATCCTCTCCTCCTAGATCCATACCAAGCAGCAACCTCTCCTTCTACGACCAATCTAGTAATCTCTCGTATGGATGGGGGAAGGTGAAGTGAGGTCGGCCTTACCGACTCGCGGAGGGCGGGAGAGGCGCCGTCGTAGCGGTCGCGGAGCGTGGCGGTGAGGTCGGCGACGGCCTCCTCGAAGTGCTGCTTCTTGCCCAGCTTCCTCCGCAGCGCCTCCaggcgctccgccaccgccgcctcgtcCCCCGCCGTGGCAGACATGGCGCTAGGATTCCGATTCGACTGGGGCTTCAGATTTCAAGGTTGCTTCCTGATCTGGGATCGGGTGGTCGATTTCTGCGTGTGTATGATGCGTGCGTCGCCGGAGGTATAAATGCCGACGGAGTCTGGTGGAGGGGCGCGCGTCTAGActctggtggtgtcttggaggagAGGAAAGGAATACCGCGGGGACGGGACGGTGGCTTAGCCAGGGAGGCGGGGCGGTGACGACGTCGTGCGTGGCGTGTGAATGGACGACGACGGCCGACGGCCAGAGGGGTTGGGCCCAGCCTCGCAGCTTACTCCGGGGCCGGCCCAGCCGTCGGATCGACATTCGACGGTAGAGGTAAGTACACGTAGAGGTTAGTGCccggacatttttattttaactttcTATTTATTTGTCCATGCAGTCATGTCCTTAAAAAGAAAATATCCGATCCCACGCCTGTGATCGACGGAGAAAGAAAAGAactaataaagaaaatgaaaagatgCTCTGTGGTGAGCCCAATTCTATATGACGGATGCAAGATCACCAATCGGACACGTTATGAGATAAGTATGAGGAGTGCCACACAGTCTAGGCATTTAACGAGGCTTTGAAGGGTTTCATTGGATCAACTTTTTTACTTGGCTCTTTTGTCCGGTCTGTGGTCATGTGTTCGTCCGGTCAATTTGATGAgtccaattggagatgttctaagTATATAAGGtattagaaataaaaaaaagagaacagAAAGATGAATGAATGAAAGATTTTGTTAGATACAATAGCAAGATAGAATCAATCTAATACAGCCCTCTGAAGTAGTAGCTTATACAAATCAATTTTAATACAAGAACACCTCtcggaggaaggaagaagaagatagggGGCCGCCGCGGGTTTGTTCTGATCCTCTGGATGCCTCCAACCGAGGGAGGGTGTTCCCTTAAGTCAAGTGTGTAGCCGAGCTCACCCACTCAGGCCTGGCGAACCTTGGGTTGGCCTTGCAGGCACAGTTGGATCGTGCACGGTCGGACTTCTCGTGGGTTGTAGGTGGGGTCGTGTTGCCCGGGTCGCTAACATTTCCCCCTCCTTGGCTTGAGGCTTAACCCCAAGCCTCTGTAGCACGGAAGCAGTCTTGCAGGGCCGCCTTCTCCTTCCAAGTCGCACCAATGGTAGCATTTCCTGACCAACGTACGAGGACTTGTTCCACCattttgttgtgcttgttgcGCCATCATGAGATGGGCCATTTCGTGAAGGATTCTTTTTCCAAATATGATGAATTGCATGTTTAATATTTTCCCCACAAACTGGTGCACAAAATTTGGCTCCatgcaaaggattttcctttTTTGagcctttttcattttcttttattttcttcaaaATGGGCTaaaattgaagtgttgacattcatAATGAGAGTTGTCAGcaaaccttcgatcgcctcactgacatcttcaATGAGCTACATGCTCTTGGGGCCAGAGACATCACtaaccatgaggtggtgaagaaattgttgagatctcttgattcttcatttgatacattGCTTCTGATGAttaaagaacgaagagactacaagttactagatcctgctgatattcttgagagactcaatacccatgaattccaacaagttgAGAAGAGAGACCTCTACGGACCAAGCtatgtgtcggtgcactaaagactggggtccctagtgctccagacttgtgcacgagcgTAAAGAGCCCCTGACAGTAGGGCGTGGCAGgatccagacaagatgcacccccaagaataccaaggccccggcaagccagccttgccgggaagataaccaaggccacgcccatttagtGGGTgtgatgagctcaccaagcaaaagacctcggcaagcctcccttgccgggacgaaaaACGAACCCCcctcggcaagcttccttgccgggacgaagacccaaggccccgacaagctcccttggCGGGATGACGGGCTGGGCACTAGAGGGtagccgcccttgccacagtgctaccgcccccaagttctagcgcattctgcatgcgccagcgcaggGGTCCAGATGTCGAAACGCCTGGACACGTGTCTCCACCAGCACATTGCTAACAAGGGCAAGACGTGCATCTAATGCACctgacaacggtagatggataagctgttggaaatatgcccaagaggcaataataaattagttattattatatttcttagttcatgataatcgtttattatccatgctataattgtattgattggaaacacaatacttgtgtggatacatagacaaaacactgtccctagtaagcctctagttgactagctcgttgatcaaagatggtcaaggtttcctggccataggcaagtgttgtcacttgataacgggatcacatcattgggagaatcatgtgatggactagacccaaactaatagacgtagcatgttgatcgtgtcattttgttgctactgttttctgcgtgtcaagtatttgttcctatgaccatgagatcatataactcacggacaccggaggaatgctttgtgtgtatcaaacgtcgcaacgtaactgggtgactataaagatgctctacaggtatctccgaaggtgttcgttgagttagtatagatcgagactgggatttgtcactccgtgtgacggagaggtatctcggggcccactcggtaatacaacatcacacacaagccttgcaagcaatgtaacttaatgtaagttgcgggatcttgtattacggaacgagtaaagagacttgccggtaaacgagattgaaataggtatgcggatactaacgatcgaatctcgggcaagtaacataccgaaggacaaagggaatgacatacgggattatatgaatccttggcactgaggttcaaacgataagatcttcgtagaatatgtaggatccaatatgggcatccaggtcccgctattggatattgaccgaggagtctctcgggtcatgtctacatagttctcgaacccgcagggtctgcacacttaaggttcgacgttgttttatgtgtatttgagttatatggttggttaccgaatgttgttcggagtctcggatgagatcacggacgtcacgagggtttccggaatggtccggaaacgaagattgatatataggatgacctcatttggttaccggaaggttttcgtgcattaccggaaaagtttcgggctcatcggtagtgtaccgggagtgccgggaggggtgccggggaccatcgggaggggtgtcacgccccaaggggtctcatgggctatgggaagagataaaccagcccctagtgggctggaataagttcccactaaggcccataaggtttgagaaggaaaaaacacaaggtggaaagagtttccaagtgggaaggtggaatcctactccaagtaggattggagtaggactcctccacctccaatttcggccaaacctttaggttttgaggctgcctcctcccctccctcccacctatatatatggaggttttagggctgatttgagacgacttttccacggcagcccgaccacatacctccatggtttttcctctagatcgcgtttctgcagagctcgggcggagccctgctgagacaaggtcatcaccaacctccggagccccgtcacgctgccggagaactcttctacctctccgtctctcttgctggatcaagaaggccgagatcatcgtcgagctgtacgtgtgctgaacgcggatgtgccgtccgttcggtactagatcgtgggactgatcgcgggattgttcgcggggcagatcgagggacgtgaggacgttccactacatcaaccgcgttcactaacgcttctgctgtacgatctacaagggtacgtagatcactcatcccctctcgtagatggacatcaccatgataggtcttcgtgcgcgtaggaaaatttttgtttcccatgcgacgttccccaacagtggcatcatgagctaggttcatgcgtag
This region includes:
- the LOC123397678 gene encoding E3 ubiquitin-protein ligase AIP2, which translates into the protein MSATAGDEAAVAERLEALRRKLGKKQHFEEAVADLTATLRDRYDGASPALRESMYSTVCRVATVLQTRYTASGFWRAGLNLFVATEKLLTNPAEKERLKTCILRAREHLDEKENEESMPTNRQPDSRFLFEGHLTVGQEPPPPAWLVAQNLTRELNILAEPSGDQNGNNTRTELRPEEMTPAIMNFLNTLSGDADLESALEASLQGIAPQPKVPPASKEVVANLPVVTVTEEVIARLGSETECAVCRENLVVDDKMQELPCKHLFHPPCLKPWLDENNSCPICRHELRTDDHAYESRKEREREEEEDRKGAANAVRGGEFMYI